The Streptomyces sp. DG1A-41 genomic sequence CGCCCCTCGGCCGCCGCCTTCTCCATGCGGTGCCGTTTGGCGGCGACCAGGGCGAACTCGGCCGCCACGAAGAAGCCGCTGCCGATCAGCAGCAGCACGGTCACGAAGACCGCCATCGGGAAACTCACGCCATCTCCTCGGCTTCTTCGGCTTCCTCCGCGTCCACGAGCGGGCTGATCCGTACCCGGTCGGCCACGTGCCGGTCGAGCGTGCGCACGTCGATCACGGCGCGGCCGCCCTCGGGCAGCTCGACCGTGACACGGTCGCCGACCGTCGGGAAGCGGCCGAGCCGGTCCACGACCAGACCGGCCACGGTGTCGTAGTCGTCGTCCTCCGGCAGCCGGACACCGGTGACCTCGGCCACCTCGTCCAGCCAGCAGCAGGCGTCCACCAGCCAGCCGTCGCCGTCCGCGACGGCGAGCACGGTGACCCGGTCCGACTCGTCCGCGATGTCGCCGACCAGCTCCTCGGCGATGTCCTCGTACGTGACGATGCCCGCCACGCCGCCGTGCTCGTCGAGGACGACCGCGAACTCGTCGTCCTGCTCCCGCATCCGCGTCACCGCGTCCGGCAGCCCGAGGGTGTCCGGCAGCAGCAGCGGCCGCCGGGCCACCTCACCGGCACGCGCGCCGGCGAGCCGGGCCGCGGGCAGCGCCATCAGCTCGCGCACGCCCAGCACGCCCACGATGTCGTCCGGGTGGTCGCCGAGGACGGGGTAGTTGGAGTGGCCGTGCCCGGCGATCAGGCCGACCGCCTCGTCGGCGCCGGCGTCCTTGCGGACGAAGACGGCGTCGGCGCGCGGCACCATCACCTCGTCGAGGGTGCGCTCGGAGAACTCCAGCGCGTGGTCCAGCAGCGCGGCGGTGTCCTTGGGCAGCGCGCCCCGCTCGTGCGACTCGCCGATCAGATGGCCCAGCTCCTCCAGCGTGGCGCCGTGGTGCAGCTCCTCGACCGGCTCGATGCCGGCCTTGCGCAGCAGCTTGTTCGCAGCGCTGTCGAAGACGCGTACGACAGGGCCGACGACCTTCAGATACGCCAGCGTCGACGGGGCCAGCGCCTTCGCCAGCCGCTCCGGCACGGCGATCGCGAGGTTCTTCGGGGCCAGTTCGCCCAGCACCATCTGCACGACCGTGGCCAGGACGAAGGCCAGCGTCACGGAGACGCCGCTCACGGCCGCGTCGGGCAGGCCGAGCCCGGACAGGGCGGGCTCTAGCAGCGCGGACACCGACGGCTCGGCGATGAATCCGACGACCAGGCCGGTGACGGTGATGCCGAGCTGCGCGCCCGACAGCATGAACGACAGTCGCTCCAGCACCCGCAGGGCGCGGGCGGCCTTGCGGTCCCCGGCCTCGGCCTCACGCGCGAGGGTGAGCCGGTCCGCGGAGACGTAGGCGAACTCCTGGGCGACGAAGTAGCCGGTGCCGGCGGTCAGCACGAACACGGCGAGCAGGCCCAGCAGGGCGTTCGCGGCACTCATCCGACACCATCCCGCCCTGTGCCGCGATCACTGATGTCGTGGCGGGATGGTCGGGGACTGTGCCCCGAAGGGTCCGTCGGTCTGGCGGACAACGAGTGGCTCCTTACGCGTGGTGTGTCTCCGGGTCAACGTTCGTCGTCGCGCCCGTGTTCCCGGATTCTACGACGGTGTAGAAAACGCCGCTCGGGACGTGGCGGCTCAACGACGCAGCCCGCGGACCAGCCCGGCGCCGGCACCCGCGACGGCCAACCCCGCACCGGCCAGCGCCAGAGCCCTGGCCCGCCAGCCGGGGGCGCGGGCCCTGCACCCGGGGCGACGCCGTACGCGCTGCCCGCAGCCGCGCCGCCCGCAGCACCGGGCAGCGCGGAGGCCAGCAGCTCCGCCAGGTGCACGCCCTCGTGGCCGCCGCTGTCGAGCTCGTGGATCTGCGTACGGCAGCTGAAGCCGTCGGCCAGGACCACGGTAGTTCGAGTTCCGCGCGCAGCACGGTGACGAGCGTCGACTCGCTGCCGACCAGCAGTCCCGCCACGTCGAAGCCGTGCTCCGGCAGCAGCGAGTCGAGGTTGTAACCGGAGACACGGCGCGGGATGCCGGGGAAGCGGCGGCGGATCTCGTCGCCGCAGGCGTCACGCAGCTCCCGTAACCGCCGGTAGACGGACGCCCGCAGATCCCCCTGCCGCTCGATCTCCGCGTACTCCTCGTCGCTGGTCTCGCCGCACCAGAAGCGGGTGCCGTCGTAGAGCAGCACCTCCAGGCGGGCGATGTTGTCGACGACCTTGCCGTGCGCCTGAGCGGTGGCGCCGCAGGAGTTGTTGCCGATCATGCCGCCGATCGTGCAGTTGGTGTGGATGGCGGGCTCGGGGCCGTAGCGCAGGCCGGTGGGCGCGAGCCGCCTGTTGAGCTCATCCAGGACGATGCCGGGCTGCACGACACAGGTACGGCCTTCGGTGTCCACGGACTCCAGCCGGTCGCAGTACTTCGACCAGTCGATCACCACGGCGGTGTTGTGCACTGCCCGGCCAGGCTCGTCCCACCGCCCCGCGACAGCACCGGCGCCCCGTGCTCGCGGGCCACGGCCACCGCCTCCACCGCCGCCTCGGGCGTGCGCGGCACCACGACCCCGATCGGCGTCTGCCGGAAGTTGGACGCGTCCGTCGAGTACGCGGCCCGGCTCCCTCCGTCGAACCGCACCTCACCTTCGACCCGTTCGGGCAGCGCCTCCGCGAGCGCCACCGTGTCGACGGGCGAGCCACCCACCGGATGCCGTACGACGGGATCGGGCAGGTCCAACGCGCCCATGGAGCCCTCCTCCTGCTCTCGGAACAGTGGGCGCCGGGTACCCAGGACCGCGTTCCGCCGAACCGCCGCTCAGGAGTCCGCGCGGGACTCCTCGGCGAGGTCCGGCACCAGCGCGCACAGGGCCTGCCGCTGGTCCGGCCCCATGAAGCGGGCGAGGGACTGCGTGACCGTCTCGGCGAGCGGGCCGCAGGCCTCGGTCAGGAGGCGGCGGGCCTTGTCGGTGAGGGTGACCTCGACGCCGCGCTTGTCGCCGCACACCGACCTGCGGGTGACGAGGCCGGCGTGCTGGAGGCAGGCGATCTGGTAGGTGAGGCGGGTCTTCGGGCGGCCCAGGAGCTCCGCGACGCGCGTCATGCGCAGGCCGCCCTCGGGCTGCTCCGCGAGCAGGCACATGATCAGGAACTCGTCGTGCGAGACCTCCAGCTTCTCCTTCACGACCGCGCGCAGCCGCTGCTCCACCGCCCCCGTCGCGGCGAGCAGCAGCATCCAGGCGCGCAGCTCGTCCGGCAGCAGCCCGCTGCCCTCGGCGAACCGGCATTCGGGCAGGTCGGCGGGGTGCTCCTGGGGGTCGGCCATACACGCCAGCCTACCTGTTGTCCACATTTGGAACAGGGGGTTGTTCAATTTTGGACGAGACGCTAGCGTGCAAGTCATCCAAATTTGGACGACATGGGTGGAGAAGGATCATGACCGTAGCCGTGGAAACCGGACTGTGGCAGCTCGACACGACCGCCTCGACCGTGGGCATCCAGCACAAGACCATGTGGGGCCTGGTCACCGTCAAAGGCACGTTCGCCGCGATCGGCGGCTCGGGCGAGGTCCGGCCCGACGGGTCCGCCGTCGGCACCCTGGCCTTCGACGTCGCCTCCCTCGACACCGAGAACGCCAAGCGCGACACCCACCTGAGGTCCGCCGACTTCTTCGACGCCGACCACCATCCCGAGATCACCTTCGTGGCCCGCAGCGCCGAGCTCCGCGACGGCGACCAGGTGCACATCGTCGGTCAGCTCACCGTGCGCGGCGTCAGCAGGCCGCTGTCCCTCACCGCCCGCCTGAAGGACGGGGATGCCACGGGACTCACGCTGGAGACGGAATTCACCGTGGACCGGGAGCAGTTCGGCATGGGCTGGAACCAGCTGGGCATGATCCGCGGCCGGACCACGGTCACCGCGACCCTCCGCTTCACCCGGGCCACGGGCTGACGCCGCCGTCAGCCCGTCCGGCGCACCGCCTGCTGCACATCCGCGCTCGACAGGGTCTGCGGCGACGCCGTGAACGCGCGCAGG encodes the following:
- a CDS encoding MarR family transcriptional regulator translates to MADPQEHPADLPECRFAEGSGLLPDELRAWMLLLAATGAVEQRLRAVVKEKLEVSHDEFLIMCLLAEQPEGGLRMTRVAELLGRPKTRLTYQIACLQHAGLVTRRSVCGDKRGVEVTLTDKARRLLTEACGPLAETVTQSLARFMGPDQRQALCALVPDLAEESRADS
- a CDS encoding hemolysin family protein, which codes for MSAANALLGLLAVFVLTAGTGYFVAQEFAYVSADRLTLAREAEAGDRKAARALRVLERLSFMLSGAQLGITVTGLVVGFIAEPSVSALLEPALSGLGLPDAAVSGVSVTLAFVLATVVQMVLGELAPKNLAIAVPERLAKALAPSTLAYLKVVGPVVRVFDSAANKLLRKAGIEPVEELHHGATLEELGHLIGESHERGALPKDTAALLDHALEFSERTLDEVMVPRADAVFVRKDAGADEAVGLIAGHGHSNYPVLGDHPDDIVGVLGVRELMALPAARLAGARAGEVARRPLLLPDTLGLPDAVTRMREQDDEFAVVLDEHGGVAGIVTYEDIAEELVGDIADESDRVTVLAVADGDGWLVDACCWLDEVAEVTGVRLPEDDDYDTVAGLVVDRLGRFPTVGDRVTVELPEGGRAVIDVRTLDRHVADRVRISPLVDAEEAEEAEEMA
- a CDS encoding YceI family protein, with protein sequence MTVAVETGLWQLDTTASTVGIQHKTMWGLVTVKGTFAAIGGSGEVRPDGSAVGTLAFDVASLDTENAKRDTHLRSADFFDADHHPEITFVARSAELRDGDQVHIVGQLTVRGVSRPLSLTARLKDGDATGLTLETEFTVDREQFGMGWNQLGMIRGRTTVTATLRFTRATG